A single Mercenaria mercenaria strain notata chromosome 9, MADL_Memer_1, whole genome shotgun sequence DNA region contains:
- the LOC123546538 gene encoding uncharacterized protein LOC123546538 — MASPLSKGLFHKGWMASGSPWYDKLAKDAYQDNLVYLNNTKCFTVDCLLALTSQEATEAFQRDKKFPNFDMYDQDAIPKKLSTRFDGSMAIVDGYVVPEPPFEAFASGFKMDIPFLVGSAGQEMDGDTPPSDMGTWNRPDYERFVHQQLDTFSTYIADMALKMYPVTANLSARYQWASMVSDIKVNCGSNLVALMAAKTFSSPVYRYVDTNRPSEPFGDGGSIYPFHTHDVYTFFGYLSSYLSPLSKSDKKFDQNMKNKSCHRRQRARLFRCWVVKLGTSEETRAVTEVFNDSSCG, encoded by the exons ATGGCCTCTCCGCTATCGAAGGGTTTGTTCCACAAAGGCTGGATGGCAAGTGGATCTCCATGGTATGACAAACTAGCAAAGGACGCATATCAAGATAATCTTGTTTATCTAAACAACACTAAATGTTTCACAGTAGATTGTCTCCTTGCATTGACGTCACAAGAAGCGACGGAGGCCTTCCAAAGGGATAAAAAATTTCCAAACTTTGACATGTACGATCAGGATGCCATACCTAAGAAACTAAGTACCAGGTTCGACGGTAGTATGGCTATTGTGGACG GTTATGTTGTACCGGAACCGCCATTTGAAGCTTTCGCCAGCGGATTTAAAATGGATATTCCATTCTTGGTTG GTAGTGCCGGACAGGAAATGGACGGAGATACCCCACCAAGTGATATGGGAACTTGGAACAGACCAGACTACGAACGATTCGTTCACCAACAGCTGGACACATTCAGCACTTATATCGCCGACATGGCTTTAAAAATGTATCCTGTTACAGCAAATCTGTCCGCAAGATATCAATGGGCTAGTATGGTCAGCGACATAAAAGTTAACTGTGGAAGCAATCTTGTGGCTTTGATGGCTGCCAAGACCTTTAGTTCACCCGTCTATCGTTATGTGGACACCAACAGACCGTCGGAGCCATTCGGCGACGGAGGATCGATCTACCCATTCCATACACATGATGTGTATACATTCTTCGGATACTTGTCTAGCTATTTATCTCCGCTCAGCAAATCGGACaagaaatttgatcagaatatgaaaaacaagagctgtcacaggagacagcgcgctcgactatttcgatgctgggtagtgaaactgggcacatctgaggaaactagagctgtcactgaagtgtttaatgactccagttgtggatga
- the LOC123546539 gene encoding dehydrogenase/reductase SDR family member 1-like, translated as MPIKTLAGKVCIVTGATRGIGKGIALQLAEKGAKVYVTGRTLDPASDSKIGGSLRETAQEIEARGGICVPVQCDHSNDNDIEQLFEQVKRENEGQLDILVNNAFSAVKTMADQLSLKFWEQSPLIWDDFNVVGLRNNYICAVHAARIMVPRKRGLIVNISSLAGLRYSHNVSFGVGKEACDRMAADCGFELQKHNVAFISLWVGMVGTENVMAMLRDNVKEPKADIDIGLPESMRSPEKMLEYFEKAETPEFAGQCIAAIANDTDLMKMSGKIVSTCDLARRYNLRDSEGHGPTDFRQINTLLQLFGHPWLAWCIPDFVRIPKWVVALGGNNFF; from the coding sequence ATGCCGATCAAGACGCTTGCCGGGAAAGTTTGTATCGTAACTGGTGCAACAAGGGGTATTGGGAAAGGAATAGCTCTTCAGCTCGCGGAGAAAGGCGCTAAAGTTTACGTTACTGGAAGAACTCTGGATCCAGCAAGTGACTCTAAAATTGGAGGATCTTTACGTGAAACCGCACAAGAAATAGAAGCAAGAGGTGGAATCTGTGTTCCAGTACAATGTGATCATTCGAATGACAACGACATTGAACAATTATTCGAACAAGTAAAACGTGAAAATGAAGGTCAGTTGGACATTTTAGTCAACAATGCCTTTTCAGCAGTTAAAACTATGGCTGATCAACTGAGCTTGAAGTTTTGGGAGCAGTCTCCATTGATTTGGGATGACTTCAACGTTGTAGGGCTGCGTAACAATTACATCTGTGCTGTGCATGCAGCTAGGATCATGGTACCGAGGAAAAGGGGACTGATAGTAAACATTTCGTCATTAGCTGGTCTCCGATACTCGCACAATGTTTCGTTTGGTGTTGGAAAAGAAGCTTGTGATCGTATGGCAGCGGACTGTGGATTTGAACTACAGAAACACAATGTAGCGTTTATAAGCCTGTGGGTAGGAATGGTTGGTACTGAAAATGTGATGGCAATGCTTAGGGACAACGTGAAAGAACCTAAAGCTGATATTGACATAGGACTACCGGAGTCAATGAGGAGTCCAGAGAAGATGCTGGAATATTTTGAAAAGGCTGAAACACCAGAATTTGCGGGCCAATGCATTGCTGCAATAGCAAATGACACCGACTTGATGAAAATGAGTGGCAAAATTGTATCAACATGTGACCTAGCAAGGAGATATAACCTGAGGGACTCCGAAGGACATGGGCCTACGGATTTCCGACAGATAAATACGCTTTTACAATTATTTGGACACCCTTGGCTAGCATGGTGTATTCCAGACTTCGTTCGGATACCGAAATGGGTCGTAGCACTTGGtggaaataatttcttttaa
- the LOC128559212 gene encoding para-nitrobenzyl esterase-like — MLLLTSLVFPILLVFELGESFILDHRGGPVVNTTCGPIEGLSQNGAHGFRGIPYALPPVGKLRWQPPKKLNMADGTCWNGTLSAKKYANFCYQYETDTTFYGSEDCLYMNVFTPTLDKTAKLPVMVWVHGGAYSAGSGNDDTYFADEKMSGETNVVYVNHNYRLHTFGFMALQILADVSPTNTSGNYAFMDTLVVLEWVRDNIQNFGGDPSQVTLYGHSAGATHVLALMASPLSMGLFHKGWMASGSPRYDKLAKDAYQDNLVYLNNTKCSTVDCLLALTSQEATEAVPWDEFPNWDMYDQYDIPKKLTRFDGSMAIVDGYVVPEPPFEAFASGFKMDIPFLVGSTGQEMDGATPPSDMGTWNKPDYERFVHQQLDTFSTYIADMALKMYPVTANISARYQWASMVSDIRVNCGSNLVALMAAKTFNSPVYRYVDTNRPSKPFGDGGGSIYPFHTHDMYAFFGYLSSYLSPLSESDKKFEQNMKNEVISFVRHGHPNTTAWRPFPGSTGIISDTVTTIPEYHAAECEFLFANGFFPYSWRQ, encoded by the exons ATGCTTTTGTTGACAAGCTTGGTATTTCCCATTCTACTGGTTTTCGAACTTGGAGAAAGTTTTATACTAGATCACAGGGGAGGACCTGTTGTTAACACAACCTGTGGTCCGATTGAAGGCTTATCGCAAAATGGTGCACATGGTTTCCGTGGTATCCCCTATGCTTTACCACCAGTTGGCAAACTAAGATGGCAACCGCCGAAGAAATTAAACATGGCCGATGGAACATGCTGGAACGGAACTTTATCTGCTAAAAAGTATGCAAACTTTTGCTACCAATACGAAACCGATACAACTTTCTATGGAAGTGAAGACTGCCTTTACATGAATGTGTTTACACCAACCCTGGACAAAACTGCTAAGTTACCAGTGATGGTCTGGGTTCATGGAGGTGCATACTCTGCAGGATCCGGAAATGACGACACCTATTTTGCAGACGAAAAGATGTCTGGGGAAACAAATGTTGTTTACGTTAATCACAATTACAGACTTCATACTTTCGGGTTTATGGCATTACAAATATTAGCAGATGTTTCACCCACAAACACATCTGGTAACTATGCATTCATGGACACATTGGTTGTTCTCGAATGGGTCAGAGACAACATACAGAACTTCGGGGGTGACCCGTCACAG GTCACACTTTATGGCCATAGCGCCGGCGCAACACATGTTCTTGCTTTAATGGCTTCTCCGCTATCAATGGGTTTGTTCCACAAAGGCTGGATGGCAAGTGGGTCTCCACGTTATGACAAACTAGCAAAGGACGCCTATCAAGATAATCTTGTTTATCTAAACAACACTAAATGTTCCACAGTAGATTGTCTCCTTGCGTTGACGTCACAAGAAGCGACAGAGGCCGTACCATGGGATGAGTTTCCAAACTGGGACATGTACGATCAGTATGACATACCTAAGAAACTTACCAGGTTCGACGGGAGTATGGCTATTGTGGACG GTTATGTTGTACCGGAACCGCCATTTGAAGCTTTCGCCAGCGGATTTAAAATGGATATTCCATTCTTGGTTG GTAGTACCGGGCAAGAAATGGACGGAGCTACCCCACCAAGTGATATGGGAACTTGGAACAAACCAGACTACGAACGATTCGTCCATCAACAGCTGGACACATTTAGCACGTACATCGCCGACATGGCTTTGAAAATGTATCCTGTTACAGCAAACATATCCGCAAGATATCAATGGGCTAGTATGGTCAGTGACATACGAGTTAACTGTGGGAGCAATCTTGTGGCTTTGATGGCTGCCAAGACCTTTAACTCACCTGTCTATCGTTATGTGGACACCAACAGACCGTCGAAACCATTTGGTGATGGCGGTGGATCGATCTACCCATTCCATACACATGATATGTATGCATTCTTCGGATACTTGTCCAGCTATTTATCTCCACTCAGCGAATCGGACAAGAAATTTGAACAGAACATGAAAAATGAAGTGATTTCCTTTGTGCGTCATGGTCACCCAAACACAACAGCCTGGAGACCGTTCCCTGGATCGACTGGTATCATCTCGGATACGGTAACAACCATCCCGGAGTACCATGCAGCAGAGTGCGAGTTCTTGTTTGCTAATGGCTTCTTTCCCTATTCCTGGCGCCAATAG